The following are from one region of the Gammaproteobacteria bacterium genome:
- a CDS encoding sigma-54-dependent Fis family transcriptional regulator: MITNNTILIVDDEIGIRELLSEILRDEGYRVALAENAEQARIWRAQTRPDLVLLDIWMPDTDGITLLKEWASNGLLTMPVIMMSGHGTIDTAVEATRIGAFGYLEKPIPLQKLLSTVSKALRGAQNKQQSALSLASLGKGALILDLRKRLEQVVNLKTPVLLMGEPGAGAEICARFMHRPNTPWVEPETLTTLAESPLQLLEHARDGLLFLKDVGEISKLAQKGLLLLLSKLQKYNVRLVCATSQPLAELTAQGAYHPKLYEILSSLSIGIPALRAHREDIPELANQILSRFVEAGEAPSTLQFSTAALNCLRNYDWPGNLTQLTGVVHSLALTCTGDEISAEAVQQAMAFPESATTSVAPEIPLDLSLREARDLFEKTYFERLIDQENGNMTRVAERAGLERTHLYRKIKLLGIKLRGN, encoded by the coding sequence ATGATAACGAACAATACAATACTGATTGTGGATGACGAAATCGGCATACGCGAATTGCTGTCCGAAATTTTGCGTGACGAAGGATATCGGGTGGCTTTGGCGGAAAATGCCGAGCAGGCCCGGATCTGGCGCGCGCAAACGCGCCCCGATCTGGTGCTGCTGGATATTTGGATGCCTGATACGGACGGTATTACGTTGCTGAAAGAATGGGCCAGTAACGGCCTATTGACGATGCCGGTTATCATGATGTCCGGGCACGGTACGATCGATACCGCGGTGGAAGCTACGCGTATCGGTGCATTCGGTTATCTGGAAAAGCCGATACCGTTGCAAAAGCTCTTGAGTACTGTCAGTAAAGCTTTGCGCGGGGCGCAAAATAAGCAGCAATCGGCGCTCTCGCTTGCCAGTCTGGGTAAAGGCGCTCTGATTCTTGATCTGAGAAAAAGACTGGAACAAGTGGTGAACTTGAAAACACCCGTGTTGTTGATGGGAGAGCCGGGTGCGGGTGCGGAGATTTGTGCGCGTTTCATGCATCGCCCGAATACGCCTTGGGTGGAGCCCGAAACCTTAACGACATTGGCCGAGTCGCCGCTGCAGTTGCTGGAACATGCGCGTGACGGTTTGCTATTTCTTAAGGATGTCGGGGAAATCAGCAAATTAGCGCAGAAAGGCTTGCTGTTATTGCTGAGCAAACTGCAAAAATATAATGTCCGGCTGGTTTGCGCAACATCTCAACCATTGGCGGAGCTGACGGCGCAGGGCGCTTATCATCCCAAGTTGTACGAAATATTGAGCAGTCTCAGCATCGGTATTCCGGCACTGCGAGCGCATCGGGAGGATATTCCCGAGCTCGCCAATCAAATTTTGTCGCGTTTCGTAGAGGCAGGGGAAGCGCCGTCCACGTTGCAGTTCAGCACCGCAGCACTCAATTGTTTGCGCAATTATGACTGGCCCGGCAACCTGACTCAATTGACCGGTGTGGTGCATTCTTTAGCACTGACGTGCACCGGCGATGAGATTTCCGCTGAAGCCGTGCAGCAAGCGATGGCTTTTCCGGAATCAGCTACGACATCGGTCGCACCGGAGATTCCATTGGACTTGTCATTGCGCGAAGCGCGCGATTTGTTTGAAAAAACTTATTTTGAGCGCTTGATCGATCAAGAAAATGGCAATATGACACGAGTTGCCGAGCGGGCCGGCTTGGAACGGACGCATCTGTACCGCAAAATAAAATTGCTGGGAATTAAATTGCGCGGGAACTGA
- the gap gene encoding type I glyceraldehyde-3-phosphate dehydrogenase: MTIKVGINGFGRIGRMVFRSAVQNFSDIEIVAINDLLEPDYLAYMLKHDSVHGRFHGDVSIEGNTLVVNGKKIRLTAVKDPAELKWNEVGAEVVIESTGLFLTKETCEKHLAAGAKKVIMSAPSKDDTPMFVYGVNDKSYKGEAIISNASCTTNCLAPIAKVLNDKWGIKRGLMTTVHAATATQKTVDGPSNKDWRGGRGILENIIPSSTGAAKAVGVVIPQLNKKLTGMAFRVPTSDVSVVDLTCELEKEASYDEICKAMKEASEGSMKGVLGYTDQKVVSTDFRGESCTSIFDAEAGMALDKSFVKVVAWYDNEWGYSTKVLEMVRTVAK; encoded by the coding sequence ATGACAATTAAGGTTGGTATTAATGGGTTTGGTCGTATCGGGCGCATGGTTTTCCGCTCAGCAGTGCAGAATTTTTCGGATATCGAAATCGTTGCCATTAACGATTTGCTGGAACCGGATTATCTGGCTTATATGTTGAAGCATGACTCGGTGCATGGCCGCTTCCACGGTGACGTTTCCATCGAGGGTAATACGCTGGTGGTGAATGGTAAAAAAATCCGCTTGACCGCGGTTAAAGATCCGGCCGAGCTGAAATGGAACGAAGTCGGCGCGGAAGTTGTCATCGAATCGACCGGTTTATTCCTGACCAAGGAAACTTGTGAAAAACACCTGGCAGCCGGTGCCAAGAAAGTCATTATGTCGGCACCTTCCAAAGACGATACACCGATGTTCGTGTATGGCGTGAATGACAAGTCTTACAAAGGCGAAGCCATTATTTCCAATGCTTCCTGCACCACCAACTGTTTGGCGCCGATCGCCAAAGTATTGAACGATAAATGGGGTATCAAACGCGGACTGATGACCACCGTGCACGCAGCAACCGCAACGCAGAAAACCGTGGACGGCCCATCCAATAAAGATTGGCGCGGTGGCCGCGGTATTCTGGAAAACATCATCCCTTCTTCAACCGGTGCCGCCAAGGCAGTCGGTGTGGTGATACCGCAATTGAACAAAAAACTGACCGGCATGGCTTTTCGTGTTCCGACATCGGACGTGTCCGTCGTGGATTTGACCTGTGAGCTGGAAAAAGAAGCGAGCTACGACGAAATTTGCAAAGCGATGAAAGAAGCTTCCGAAGGCTCCATGAAGGGCGTTCTGGGTTATACCGATCAAAAAGTGGTATCCACCGACTTCCGTGGCGAAAGCTGCACCTCCATTTTTGATGCGGAAGCAGGTATGGCGCTGGATAAAAGCTTTGTGAAAGTGGTCGCATGGTACGATAATGAATGGGGCTATTCCACCAAAGTGCTGGAGATGGTTCGTACCGTCGCCAAATAG
- a CDS encoding DUF4390 domain-containing protein encodes MRYCKKSDRHARRVKPAYINLIALLLILLLPISAVRAEGIQIKSVSLVAAETGYEINMDTEIALNETLEQALEKGIVLYFVAKFSLFDARWYKLNEEVARSKFVVGLRYYALTRQYHLNHPVFSQSYYSLKEALQALGRIRDLPLTVKSVLKPDADYVASVRVWLDLTRMPKPFQVETIGSSQWDLSSDKLEWHMKLPTPEEPVLIKGQ; translated from the coding sequence ATGCGCTATTGCAAAAAGTCTGATCGTCATGCGCGTCGAGTAAAACCAGCATATATCAATCTTATCGCTTTATTATTGATTTTGCTGTTGCCGATATCCGCGGTTCGTGCGGAAGGCATACAGATAAAGTCTGTCAGTCTGGTAGCGGCGGAAACAGGGTATGAAATCAACATGGATACCGAGATTGCGCTCAATGAGACACTGGAACAAGCGCTTGAGAAAGGCATCGTGCTGTATTTTGTTGCCAAATTCAGTCTGTTTGACGCGCGCTGGTATAAGCTGAATGAGGAAGTGGCACGCAGTAAGTTTGTGGTCGGCTTGCGCTATTATGCGCTGACACGGCAATATCACCTGAATCATCCGGTGTTTTCACAAAGCTATTATTCATTAAAAGAAGCATTGCAAGCACTGGGACGGATACGCGATCTGCCGTTGACTGTTAAATCCGTATTAAAACCCGATGCCGATTATGTGGCATCCGTTCGAGTGTGGCTGGATCTGACGCGGATGCCCAAGCCATTTCAGGTGGAGACGATCGGTTCCAGCCAGTGGGATTTGAGTTCGGACAAACTGGAGTGGCACATGAAACTGCCCACACCAGAGGAACCGGTGCTGATTAAGGGGCAGTAA
- a CDS encoding phosphoglycerate kinase, whose protein sequence is MSVIKLVDLDLKGKRVFIRADLNVPVKDGKVTSDARITASMATINHCIKQGAKVMVTSHLGRPEEGVWTEENSLKPVADNIASRLGKPVRLIKDWVDGGFDVAAGELVVLENCRINKGEKKNVEETAQKYAKLCDVFVMDAFGTAHRAEASTHGIAKYAPVACAGILLTEELDALTKALLNPARPMVAIVGGSKVSTKLTVLESLSEKVDQLVVGGGIANTFLKATGKNVGKSLCEDDLVPTAKVLMDKMAKRNASIPVAVDVVVGKKFDANEPAVLKDAGNVADDDMIFDIGPKSAQELVDIIMKAGTVVWNGPVGVFEFDQFGAGTEKIARAIAETKAFTLAGGGDTIAAIQKYDIYDKVSYISTAGGAFLEFLEGKKLPAVEILEMRAK, encoded by the coding sequence GTGTCTGTTATTAAGCTTGTTGATCTGGACCTGAAAGGTAAACGTGTATTCATACGCGCTGATCTCAATGTGCCTGTAAAGGATGGAAAAGTGACCTCGGATGCGCGTATTACCGCTTCCATGGCGACCATCAATCATTGTATTAAGCAAGGCGCCAAGGTGATGGTGACTTCTCACCTGGGCCGTCCTGAAGAAGGTGTATGGACGGAAGAAAACTCACTGAAACCCGTGGCGGATAATATTGCCAGCCGCTTAGGAAAGCCGGTGCGTCTGATCAAGGATTGGGTCGATGGCGGATTTGATGTGGCTGCCGGAGAGCTGGTGGTGCTGGAGAATTGCCGCATTAATAAGGGTGAAAAGAAAAATGTCGAAGAAACCGCGCAGAAGTACGCGAAACTATGCGATGTGTTTGTCATGGATGCTTTCGGCACCGCGCATCGTGCAGAGGCCTCAACCCACGGTATCGCGAAATACGCTCCGGTGGCTTGCGCCGGTATTTTGCTGACAGAAGAGCTGGATGCGCTGACCAAAGCGCTGTTGAATCCGGCACGTCCGATGGTGGCGATTGTCGGCGGTTCGAAAGTCTCCACCAAACTGACGGTACTGGAATCATTATCAGAGAAAGTGGATCAACTGGTGGTGGGCGGCGGTATTGCCAATACTTTCCTGAAAGCGACCGGTAAAAATGTCGGCAAATCATTGTGCGAAGATGATCTGGTGCCGACCGCCAAAGTACTGATGGATAAAATGGCGAAACGCAATGCGTCGATTCCGGTTGCGGTCGATGTGGTCGTCGGTAAAAAATTTGATGCCAACGAACCGGCGGTATTAAAAGATGCCGGTAATGTGGCGGACGATGACATGATTTTTGATATCGGCCCGAAAAGCGCGCAGGAACTGGTGGACATTATCATGAAAGCGGGCACGGTGGTATGGAACGGCCCGGTGGGCGTATTCGAGTTCGATCAATTCGGCGCCGGAACCGAGAAAATTGCCCGCGCGATCGCGGAAACGAAGGCTTTCACGTTAGCGGGCGGCGGTGATACCATTGCAGCTATTCAGAAATATGACATCTACGACAAAGTTTCCTATATTTCAACGGCAGGTGGCGCATTCCTGGAATTTTTGGAAGGTAAGAAACTGCCGGCAGTGGAAATACTGGAAATGCGCGCCAAATAA
- a CDS encoding fructose-bisphosphate aldolase class II, with amino-acid sequence MALVSLRQLLDHAAENGYGLPAFNVNNLEQIQAIMQAADECNSPVIMQGSAGARKYAGEAFLRHLIEAAVESYPHIPIVMHQDHGASPSVCVNAIRSGFSSVMMDGSLQTDAKTPSTYEYNVNVTADVVNIAHSVGVSVEGELGCLGSLESGMGEAEDGHGAEGVLSHDQLLTDPEEAADFVRKTGVDALAIAIGTSHGAYKFTRKPTGDILAIQRIKEIHARIPNTHLVMHGSSSVPQEWLEIIRQFGGDIKETYGVPVEEIQQGIKYGVRKVNIDTDIRLAMTGAIRRSLEKDKSNFDPRKFLKEATAAAKDICKARFEAFGCAGQAGKIKPISLESMANRYAKGELNAVIK; translated from the coding sequence ATGGCACTCGTATCACTAAGACAATTACTCGATCATGCGGCGGAAAACGGTTACGGCTTGCCGGCTTTCAACGTCAACAATCTGGAGCAGATCCAAGCGATCATGCAAGCGGCGGATGAATGCAATAGCCCGGTGATCATGCAAGGTTCGGCCGGTGCGCGGAAATATGCCGGTGAAGCATTTTTGCGTCATTTGATTGAGGCAGCCGTCGAATCCTATCCGCATATACCGATTGTGATGCATCAGGATCATGGTGCTTCTCCCTCCGTTTGCGTTAACGCGATCCGTAGCGGTTTCTCAAGCGTCATGATGGACGGCTCATTGCAAACAGACGCCAAAACACCATCTACTTACGAATACAACGTCAATGTTACAGCCGATGTCGTTAACATCGCGCACTCTGTTGGCGTATCGGTAGAGGGCGAACTGGGTTGCCTGGGTTCTCTGGAATCCGGCATGGGTGAAGCCGAAGACGGCCACGGCGCGGAAGGCGTGTTATCGCATGATCAACTGTTGACCGATCCGGAAGAAGCCGCCGACTTTGTGCGAAAAACCGGCGTGGATGCACTGGCAATCGCTATCGGAACTTCGCACGGCGCATATAAATTTACCCGCAAACCCACCGGCGATATTCTGGCGATCCAACGCATCAAAGAAATTCACGCGCGCATTCCCAATACCCACCTGGTTATGCACGGCTCCAGCTCGGTACCGCAAGAATGGCTGGAAATCATCCGCCAATTCGGCGGTGACATCAAAGAAACCTATGGTGTTCCAGTCGAAGAAATTCAACAAGGGATCAAGTATGGCGTGCGTAAAGTCAATATCGACACGGATATCCGCCTGGCGATGACCGGCGCGATCCGCCGCAGTCTGGAAAAAGACAAAAGCAATTTCGACCCGCGCAAATTCTTGAAAGAAGCAACCGCAGCGGCCAAAGACATTTGTAAAGCACGCTTCGAAGCCTTCGGCTGCGCCGGACAGGCCGGAAAAATTAAGCCAATTTCTCTGGAAAGTATGGCAAATCGCTATGCTAA
- the pyk gene encoding pyruvate kinase: MIRRTKIVATLGPACNNPKILDRLIRAGVDVVRINFSHGTREQHIEFAEMTRSLARAAGLTVGVLADLQGPKIRVGKFEHGKIRLEVGDQFILDANCELGNQERVGLDYKELPNDLETGATLMLDDGRIVLGVSHVKGHQVFCVVEQGGILSNNKGINRKGGGLGAPALTSKDLEDIKTAAELGADYLAVSFVRSGDDIRQARALLQEAGGRGMVMAKIERSEAILALDDILEASDAIMVARGDLAVEVGDAAVPALQKRMIRSARANNKTVVTATQMMESMITNPIPTRAEVSDVANAVLDGTDAVMLSAESAAGEYPVEAVEAMARVCLEAEKEYLVNTDRRMQNINPATIEEAIARATMHTASGLQIRAIAALTQSGVTALLMSRRSSKVPIFALSPNEETRRRVTLFRGVYPVEFGAGLNDPEEILNLAEQELLNRGVVRAGDIMVMTIGEPVGKTGGTNTMKIIRVGEWKTRQGIDAT; encoded by the coding sequence ATGATTCGAAGAACAAAAATCGTAGCGACACTGGGACCCGCCTGTAACAATCCTAAAATATTGGATCGCCTCATCCGGGCCGGTGTCGATGTTGTTCGGATCAATTTTTCTCACGGCACGCGCGAACAGCATATCGAATTTGCCGAAATGACGCGTTCGTTGGCGCGCGCTGCGGGACTTACGGTGGGTGTGCTGGCCGATTTGCAAGGGCCGAAAATCCGCGTCGGCAAATTTGAGCACGGCAAAATCCGGCTTGAGGTCGGCGATCAGTTCATTCTGGATGCCAATTGTGAACTGGGTAATCAGGAACGGGTCGGGCTGGATTACAAGGAACTGCCGAACGATCTGGAGACCGGCGCCACGCTGATGCTCGACGATGGTCGCATTGTATTGGGTGTGTCTCATGTCAAAGGTCACCAAGTATTTTGCGTGGTCGAGCAAGGCGGCATCCTGTCGAACAATAAAGGTATTAACCGCAAAGGCGGCGGGCTCGGCGCACCGGCGCTGACCAGCAAGGATCTGGAAGATATCAAAACCGCTGCGGAATTGGGTGCGGATTATCTGGCCGTATCGTTTGTGCGCTCCGGCGATGATATCCGTCAGGCGCGCGCATTGTTGCAGGAAGCGGGCGGCAGAGGCATGGTCATGGCCAAGATCGAACGTTCCGAAGCCATTCTGGCGTTGGACGATATTCTCGAAGCATCGGATGCGATCATGGTGGCACGCGGTGACTTGGCAGTCGAAGTCGGCGATGCCGCCGTTCCGGCGCTGCAAAAACGGATGATCCGCTCGGCGCGGGCCAACAATAAAACCGTTGTTACCGCTACGCAAATGATGGAATCGATGATTACCAATCCGATTCCGACGCGCGCTGAAGTTTCCGATGTGGCCAACGCGGTGTTGGATGGCACCGATGCGGTGATGCTGTCGGCGGAATCCGCCGCTGGTGAATATCCGGTGGAAGCGGTCGAAGCGATGGCCAGAGTTTGCCTGGAAGCGGAAAAGGAATATCTGGTCAATACCGACCGACGGATGCAGAATATTAACCCGGCCACGATCGAAGAAGCGATCGCTCGCGCGACGATGCATACGGCCAGCGGTTTACAGATTCGCGCCATTGCCGCGTTGACGCAAAGCGGTGTGACGGCATTGCTGATGTCGCGGCGGAGCTCCAAAGTACCTATTTTCGCATTGAGTCCGAATGAAGAAACGCGCCGGCGGGTGACATTGTTCCGCGGCGTTTATCCGGTGGAGTTCGGTGCGGGATTGAACGATCCGGAAGAAATTCTGAATCTGGCGGAACAGGAATTGCTCAATCGCGGTGTGGTGCGAGCGGGCGATATCATGGTGATGACGATCGGTGAACCGGTCGGTAAAACTGGCGGCACCAATACGATGAAAATTATCAGGGTCGGTGAGTGGAAAACGAGACAAGGCATTGATGCAACTTGA
- a CDS encoding HAMP domain-containing protein, giving the protein MKYVLIVGAGVGAVMLFLLATAGANTEFFERKYRLLLGINIAFVVFLMAILGFLLWRFRRRLKSGVFGSRLALRLMLVFSLMAILPGVLVYAVSVQFLGKSIESWFDVKVDRALEGGLNLGHTMLDNLLEELQRKAQATALILSDPANPPLSVLNELLLQSQIGEATLFNQDGKVIAFSSESNLALFPGIPNAVIMRYIRMQKAYGAIESIAGKGLYLRVVAPVNVLSLKEDIRILQLLQPVPLQLAKDAERVQAGYQDYQELSLSRHGLTRLYSVTLTLALLLSLFSALATASLLSEKLSAPLGMLAEGTRAIAQGDYSRRHLVQSRDELGVLTESFNLMTQQLEEAQAAAQHNQRAVERARAHLESILANLSSGVLVFDDQLVLSKANRSAEQILQIPLISLDGSIIEGCVNNEPQLNALITEIKAGFNSGEAGVWQRQLTRSEDGRNQVLLLRGTRLPKLSGGGGVVVFDDITNLLQVQRAVAWGEVARRLAHEIKNPLTPIQLSAERVQHKLINKLNEEDAKFLRRSTETIVNQVEALKKMVNEFNQYARVPELELRQLDLNRLVHEVLALYETANMAAENNQHAHVHIKQVLMDDLPLIRGDSAQLRQVLHNLLQNAQDALIDTPEPVIEVKTDKVHGGVQFSVRDNGCGFSDEIRARVFEPYVTTKPKGTGLGLPIVKKIVEEHEGIIHIENIKPHGAQISIILPAVEKSASAADNPADSKLIG; this is encoded by the coding sequence ATGAAATACGTGCTCATTGTGGGGGCCGGTGTGGGAGCGGTGATGCTTTTTCTGCTGGCCACTGCGGGTGCCAATACCGAGTTTTTTGAACGGAAATACCGCTTATTGCTGGGCATCAATATCGCCTTCGTGGTGTTTCTCATGGCGATTCTGGGGTTTTTGTTGTGGCGCTTCAGGCGCCGTCTCAAATCGGGCGTTTTCGGATCCAGGCTGGCGTTGCGTTTAATGCTGGTTTTTTCCTTGATGGCGATACTCCCCGGTGTTTTGGTGTACGCCGTATCGGTTCAGTTTCTCGGGAAGAGTATCGAATCCTGGTTCGATGTGAAAGTGGATCGCGCGCTGGAGGGCGGTTTGAATCTGGGGCATACCATGCTGGATAATTTACTGGAGGAGTTGCAGCGGAAAGCGCAAGCCACCGCATTGATTTTATCCGATCCTGCCAATCCGCCTCTATCGGTGCTGAATGAATTATTGTTGCAATCGCAGATTGGAGAAGCGACTTTGTTTAATCAGGATGGCAAGGTGATCGCCTTTTCCAGCGAGAGCAATCTGGCGTTATTTCCCGGAATACCCAATGCCGTCATCATGCGGTATATCCGCATGCAGAAAGCGTATGGCGCGATTGAATCGATTGCCGGGAAAGGGCTGTATTTGCGTGTGGTTGCACCTGTCAATGTATTGAGTTTGAAAGAGGACATCCGGATACTGCAGCTGCTGCAGCCGGTTCCGCTGCAGCTGGCAAAAGACGCGGAACGGGTACAGGCGGGTTATCAGGATTACCAGGAGCTTTCTTTGTCGCGGCACGGGTTAACCCGGCTGTATAGCGTCACCTTGACATTGGCGTTGTTGTTATCGTTGTTTTCGGCATTGGCGACGGCTTCGTTGCTCAGTGAAAAATTAAGCGCGCCTTTAGGTATGCTGGCCGAGGGTACGCGCGCGATTGCGCAAGGCGACTACAGCCGCCGTCATCTGGTTCAAAGCCGCGATGAGTTGGGCGTTCTGACGGAATCCTTCAATTTGATGACGCAACAACTGGAAGAAGCGCAAGCGGCTGCGCAGCATAATCAGCGGGCGGTCGAGAGAGCGCGCGCGCACCTGGAAAGTATTCTGGCGAATTTGTCATCGGGTGTGCTGGTATTTGACGATCAGCTGGTATTGTCCAAGGCAAATCGCAGTGCGGAGCAGATACTGCAAATACCGTTGATCAGTTTGGATGGTTCGATTATCGAAGGTTGCGTGAACAATGAACCGCAACTGAATGCCTTGATTACCGAGATCAAAGCGGGTTTTAATTCCGGGGAAGCCGGTGTTTGGCAGCGCCAATTGACACGTTCGGAAGACGGCCGCAATCAGGTCTTGTTGCTCAGAGGGACGCGTCTGCCCAAACTGTCGGGCGGCGGCGGTGTGGTGGTTTTTGACGATATTACCAATCTATTGCAAGTACAGCGCGCGGTCGCCTGGGGTGAGGTTGCGCGCCGGTTGGCGCATGAAATTAAAAACCCGCTGACGCCGATTCAGCTCTCCGCCGAGCGCGTGCAGCACAAATTGATCAATAAGCTGAACGAGGAAGACGCCAAGTTTTTGCGGCGCTCAACCGAAACCATTGTCAATCAGGTGGAAGCGCTGAAAAAAATGGTGAACGAATTTAATCAGTATGCGCGCGTTCCTGAGCTGGAATTGCGCCAGCTGGACTTGAACCGGCTGGTGCACGAAGTGCTGGCGCTTTATGAAACGGCGAATATGGCGGCTGAAAATAACCAGCATGCGCATGTGCACATCAAACAGGTATTGATGGATGATTTACCGCTGATCAGAGGCGATTCGGCGCAATTGCGTCAGGTGTTGCATAATTTGTTGCAGAATGCGCAGGATGCGCTGATTGACACCCCGGAGCCTGTGATCGAAGTGAAAACCGACAAGGTACACGGTGGTGTGCAATTCAGTGTGCGTGATAACGGCTGCGGTTTTTCGGATGAGATCAGGGCGCGAGTTTTCGAACCGTATGTCACGACTAAGCCGAAAGGGACCGGGCTGGGTTTGCCCATTGTGAAAAAAATTGTGGAAGAGCATGAAGGCATTATTCACATTGAAAATATTAAACCGCACGGTGCGCAAATTTCAATTATCCTGCCGGCGGTGGAGAAGAGCGCGTCTGCAGCAGACAATCCGGCTGATAGTAAATTGATCGGATAA
- the tkt gene encoding transketolase: MGTFKDFDAPVFKELTSAIRALAMDAVQKANSGHPGMPMGMAEIAEVLWIHHLRHNPGNPGWVDRDRFILSNGHGSMLIYALLHLTGYDLPMEEIKKFRQFHSKTPGHPEYGYTPGVETTTGPLGQGITNAVGMALAEKVLAAEFNRPGYNIVDHYTYVFLGDGCLMEGISHEACSLAGTLGLGKLICFYDDNGISIDGHVEGWFTDDTPKRFESYGWHVVPNVNGHDPVAIEAAIEAAKKVNDKPSMICCKTVIGMGSPNMANTHSVHGAALGDAEIAAARPHIGWHYPPFEIPQHVYSAWDARAKGQRLEVEWNEKFAEYAEKYPAEAAEFNRRMAGELPASWRSHADGVINQVNAKAETIASRKASQNAIEGLASVLPELIGGSADLAGSNLTLWSGSKGISKQNGGNYVYYGVREFGMSAMMNGLSLHGGLIPYGATFLMFSEYARNALRMAALMKIRNIFVFTHDSIGLGEDGPTHQPVEQTATLRLIPNMDVWRPCDTVESTVSWAHAIERKNGPSTLIFSRQNLPFQKRDAATIKLIDNGGYVLSEAGNGKPQAVLIATGSEVGLAMNAQKALAEEGIHVRVVSMPCTNVFDRQEPSYKDSVLPKGVKRVAVEAGVTDFWRKYVGLDGAVIGMDTFGESAPADVLFKHFGFTVENVVKTVKGIL, translated from the coding sequence ATGGGGACATTCAAGGATTTTGACGCGCCGGTGTTTAAGGAGTTAACCAGTGCGATTCGTGCATTGGCGATGGACGCCGTGCAAAAAGCCAATTCCGGTCACCCCGGTATGCCGATGGGTATGGCGGAAATTGCTGAAGTGCTGTGGATTCACCATCTGCGTCATAATCCTGGCAATCCGGGGTGGGTGGATCGTGATCGGTTTATTCTTTCCAACGGACATGGATCGATGCTGATCTATGCATTATTACATCTGACTGGTTACGATCTACCGATGGAAGAAATCAAAAAATTCAGGCAGTTTCATTCCAAGACACCCGGCCATCCGGAGTACGGTTATACACCCGGTGTGGAAACCACAACCGGTCCGTTAGGTCAGGGTATTACCAACGCGGTCGGTATGGCGTTGGCGGAAAAAGTGCTTGCCGCCGAATTTAACCGTCCCGGTTATAACATTGTCGATCACTATACCTATGTTTTCCTGGGTGATGGTTGCTTGATGGAAGGTATTTCGCACGAGGCTTGTTCTCTGGCGGGTACTTTAGGGTTAGGGAAGCTGATTTGTTTTTACGACGATAACGGCATTTCCATCGACGGTCATGTGGAAGGCTGGTTTACCGACGATACGCCGAAGCGTTTTGAATCTTATGGCTGGCATGTCGTGCCTAACGTGAACGGTCACGATCCGGTGGCCATCGAGGCGGCCATTGAGGCTGCCAAGAAGGTTAATGACAAACCCTCCATGATTTGCTGTAAAACGGTTATCGGCATGGGATCGCCAAATATGGCCAATACCCACTCGGTGCATGGTGCAGCGTTGGGCGATGCGGAAATTGCCGCAGCGCGTCCGCATATCGGCTGGCATTATCCGCCATTTGAAATTCCGCAGCATGTCTATAGCGCCTGGGATGCGCGAGCAAAGGGGCAGAGACTGGAGGTCGAATGGAATGAGAAATTTGCTGAGTATGCGGAAAAGTATCCTGCCGAGGCAGCCGAATTTAATCGCCGCATGGCGGGCGAATTGCCTGCTAGCTGGCGTAGTCACGCCGATGGCGTTATCAATCAAGTTAACGCGAAAGCGGAAACCATCGCCAGCCGCAAAGCTTCACAAAATGCAATTGAAGGCTTGGCGTCCGTTTTACCTGAATTGATCGGCGGTTCCGCCGACCTGGCGGGTTCCAATCTGACCTTGTGGTCGGGTTCCAAAGGGATCAGTAAACAGAACGGCGGTAATTACGTGTACTACGGTGTGCGCGAATTCGGTATGAGCGCCATGATGAACGGATTGTCGCTGCACGGCGGTTTGATTCCCTACGGTGCAACCTTCCTGATGTTCTCCGAGTATGCTCGTAATGCGCTGCGCATGGCCGCATTGATGAAAATCCGTAATATTTTTGTCTTCACGCACGATTCGATCGGCCTGGGTGAGGATGGCCCGACGCATCAACCGGTAGAACAGACTGCGACATTGCGCTTGATTCCTAATATGGACGTATGGCGTCCATGCGATACGGTTGAGTCAACCGTATCATGGGCGCATGCCATCGAACGCAAAAACGGTCCGTCGACATTGATATTCAGCCGTCAGAATTTGCCGTTCCAGAAACGCGATGCCGCTACCATTAAACTGATCGATAACGGCGGTTATGTGCTGTCCGAGGCAGGTAATGGCAAGCCGCAAGCCGTTCTGATAGCGACAGGCTCGGAAGTGGGTCTGGCGATGAATGCGCAGAAAGCGTTGGCCGAGGAAGGCATACACGTGCGTGTGGTATCCATGCCTTGTACCAATGTATTTGATCGTCAGGAACCATCCTACAAAGACAGTGTCTTGCCGAAGGGTGTCAAACGCGTTGCGGTGGAAGCGGGAGTGACCGATTTCTGGCGTAAGTACGTCGGGCTGGACGGCGCGGTCATCGGTATGGATACTTTTGGCGAATCAGCACCTGCGGATGTGTTATTTAAGCATTTTGGCTTTACCGTCGAGAATGTCGTCAAAACAGTCAAAGGCATTCTCTGA